From a single Nymphaea colorata isolate Beijing-Zhang1983 chromosome 4, ASM883128v2, whole genome shotgun sequence genomic region:
- the LOC116253512 gene encoding uncharacterized protein LOC116253512 isoform X1 produces MRGNAPTRGFTFVGLVIMMVIGCTVYLKLWSVSSYISLRDAEIMRSQFERAQNEALDESAEWRMKYDEEVQRSGKYLQELVRVREELEKKIEETEKSKSDLAVLQKEKQSLHKRTESLLHELQSVKMKCHI; encoded by the exons ATGAGGGGTAACGCTCCGACGAGGGGGTTCACCTTCGTAGGCCTAGTTATCATGATGGTCATTGGTTGTACAGTCTACTTGAAGCTCTGGAGTGTCAGTTCTTACATCTCCTTGCGAGATGCAGAAATCATGag ATCGCAATTCGAGCGCGCCCAAAATGAAGCTTTGGACGAATCGGCCGAGTGGAGGATGAAATATGACGAAGAAGTGCAGAGATCTGGCAAGTACCTGCAGGAATTGGTTCGA GTGAGAGAAGAACTTGAGAAGAAGATAGAGGAAACTGAGAAATCAAAAAGTGACCTAGCCGTTCTGCAAAAG GAAAAGCAGAGCCTGCATAAAAGGACGGAGTCTTTGTTGCATGAGCTTCAATCTGTGAAGATGAAATGCCATATATGA
- the LOC116253512 gene encoding uncharacterized protein LOC116253512 isoform X2 gives MPPTRTHALSPSSLSSPCTTVALVTLAMTSMKSKPGVPSQTRRSQFERAQNEALDESAEWRMKYDEEVQRSGKYLQELVRVREELEKKIEETEKSKSDLAVLQKEKQSLHKRTESLLHELQSVKMKCHI, from the exons ATGCCGCCGACTAGAACCCACGCTCTCTCTCCATCCTCCCTTTCCTCTCCCTGTACTACTGTTGCACTTGTGACTCTGGCGATGACTTCGATGAAAAGCAAGCCGGGGGTTCCTTCCCAA ACTCGCAGATCGCAATTCGAGCGCGCCCAAAATGAAGCTTTGGACGAATCGGCCGAGTGGAGGATGAAATATGACGAAGAAGTGCAGAGATCTGGCAAGTACCTGCAGGAATTGGTTCGA GTGAGAGAAGAACTTGAGAAGAAGATAGAGGAAACTGAGAAATCAAAAAGTGACCTAGCCGTTCTGCAAAAG GAAAAGCAGAGCCTGCATAAAAGGACGGAGTCTTTGTTGCATGAGCTTCAATCTGTGAAGATGAAATGCCATATATGA